Genomic DNA from Gimesia aquarii:
AAACAAGCCAGACAGGTTAGAAAAAAGCTTAAGAAGTGTTCAATATTGGCGGCACGCCACCATTGTTGCCAGCGATTTCGATTTTCATCAGTATGTTTAAAGTGATATCCGGCTTCACTGGCAGCTTCATCTTGTCCGGTTATCGGGCTGGTAATTCGACCGATGTACTTGCCCATTCCATAGCCTTTATCTTTGATGAAATTACTTTGGCCAAGGTTCATGGTTCCGCCAGCGCCGGCAAATGCTAATGCCCCGAGAAGTGCCATAGTTGACAGACCACTGGATTCGTCAGGCATCTGCCCAATACTCACAGCTCCTTGCATCATTGATGTAATGGCATATGGCTTAATGAGATAGATACCGAGAATCACTGCGATGATAAAGATTGACCCGACCAGAAAAATCTGTATTTTTTCAACGGTGTTATAAACCACTGGGCCAGTCGTTAAGACAATGCCTACTAAGAGTAAGCCAGCAATTCCCAGAAACGAACTATACTTGGCCTCATATTGCAGGTCGTATCCTTGATTAATTTTGTTGAACAGTTCATTTGAACGATCTGTGCTCTGATTCTTAGTGAAAGCGCTACTTAAGCTATTTCGTTCAGATTCATCCATGGATCCACGCCACTTCAAAGTGCTTGTTTTGGGAGAGTAAGAGGCTTTGCTAGGTAAATCTTGAAGTGAGAATTGAGACGCAGTTGGTTCTACTCGAACACTGGCGATGGTTTCTGGACCAAAAAAAGTCCAGCTTAGCATGGTGCCAGCACCGGTTGCCCAGCCCGGCCATGCCCACGGAATGATATTTAACAGTAGCATGATCCAGGCCCAGTGTTTGTTCATGCGACAGAAACCGATAATAGCAGTTTCTCCTGTTGCTAAAGTCCAACGCTCAATTTCCATATTCAAAAAAAACTGAGTGATCACACCCAGTAGGCAAGCCCAGAAAAATAAAAATCCAGCTTTGTAAGTTATGTAAGGCCAAAGGACAAATTCACCTGAACCGAGTGAGAGACCTGCCAACATAATGCTGGGACCGATCATTTTTTTCCAGGAGATGGCTGGTGGTAGGTCTTTGTACTTCAGAGGTGGTAGCGATTGGTGTGGAATCACCTCATCAGGGACTAATTCTTCATTGAGATCAGAGTGGATTTGATCTGCCATGGAAACCTCTTTTATGAACGGCGAGCTGAATTCAGAATGGTTTCATTCTAAGTCTGGAACATTCTATCCGCCACTCAACTTAAGACAGGATTGAGGGGAATAAGGAAATGCTTCTTGGTTGATGATAACTCGAAAATTAGTCAGAATGGATTTTCTTAATCCAGGAGACTTGTGTGATCAAATGATTTAATGAGGCAAACGAAATATGCGCATTTGTTGCATATTTCGGTGAAGAGTTGGCAGGAAATGTGGCGAGGCTTGCATCACCTACCAGGAATACATTGAAATCGCGTGAGAGGTTTTCATAGCCGGCAGTGGTTTTACAGAAGCACATATCTGTTGCATATCCTGTTAAGAGGACATGTCGAATGCCCTCTTTTTTCAAAAATTTCTTTAGTGGCTCATATCCCTCTTGGTCAAAGATCAAGACATCATCATCATGAACAGTAACATCGCTTGTAACGGGAACAGGTACATTCCAGAAACCTTTACCATTAAATCGATCACCTGCGCTCAGGCCAGAAAATTGTTTGAAATAATCGATCACTGGCTGTTCTTTGGAAAGTGTCAAGCGATTCGGTAATGGCTCTCCTTGATAAGGTAAGCTCTTTAATTGTTTTGCGAGATCCTTTCGAGCCTGTTCTCGCTCCGTTTTTGTAGGATTATAGTCAAACGTGCGGTATAATTTTTTTCTGATAGGATCCACTTTACCGATAAGACTATACATAACCAGGGCAACATCTTTTCTGGAACGCTTTAAAAATGGATCAATGACCTCGCGTGTATGCCGTCCTGCAAGATGATTTTTTTCGGGCGTACAAAAGTCAGCAGCGCCAGCAGGTTCAGGAGTTTTCCAGCCTTGACCATCATCAATTCCCCAGGGATGGACCATGATCACGGCAGTTTTGTCAGCGCGAATTTTATTAGGAATTTCAATGATGCCTCGTGCATTATATGAAAATCTCCAGGCCCTTACACTCAAGTCTGCCCCTTCGTCATCAACTAACAATGGTGCTTCAAATCGTCTAAGCTCTTCAATAGGTTGAATAAATTCGGGGTGATCAGCCAATAATGGAGAGGGAGCTTTCAGTTTTTTTAATGTATTATGATAAACGCGTATTTCTTCACCAGCATTAGTGAGTTGTGAATTTAAAATTAAAGAGAATGTAAAGAACAAGCCAAAAAGTAAATCACGTGAACCAAACATCTTTACTGTAGCTCCCTTGATCTCTAAAGAATTGTGATATGGGTGGATTAGTTCTGATTCTAAGAAACGCGTTTTGCAATGTCGCTCACGCCCACAATTTCAGCTTTGTCCTTTTCTTGGTTAACAAGATTACAAATCAATTTGATAGTTTCAAATTTTGGGTCTTCGACATACATAATGGATGGATGACACAGAAAATCAAATACACCCCCTTGTTTTATTGCCTGTTGCACGCATAGTTCAACAGATTTGAGAAAGTATTTTAATTTCCAGTATCCAGATCGAAAGGCCCCTACATCACTAATGGGACTCATTGGAATTTCAATCAGGCCAGTTGGATAGACGTAAGGTTGTGCTTCTTGTTGTGCGAGTAAGATCGATTGATAAATTTCCTCTGTGGGCTTTTCCTTAGGTTGGCTGTATTTATGTTTTGGGTACTTCGAGCTGACCCATTTAAACCCCTCCACAAGCAACATTTTTTGCAAATCTGCTCGATTGTTAAGTGCATTGCTCGAGCCACCGGGCGTTCTGAATCCATCAGGCACGATTCCTAATCGTTGTTTCATTGCTTCCGTGGTCAATCGAATATTTTGACGAATGACTTCTTCTGCCGATTTCCCACCGAGTAACCAGGGAGAACGTTGAAAACGAAATTGTGTTTTTTGAGGTTCATTAGCCCATACATTGACATGGTCATAAGTATGATTTCCGATGGGATGGCTCATTTCTGAGATACTTTTAAGCCAGGTAATATCTTTTTGTTCCAGGACACGACCCACACAAAAAAAATGAATCAACCCGCTTGATTGCTTCGCAATCTCAGCTGCTTTCAATGAATAGTCTTTAGTTTCTTTGTTTAGATTACCTTTTTGAAAGTCCCATTCGAATATATTCCTCTGCGGATATTGGCGGCTCATTTCCAGATCAAAGGTAATCGCAATTTGTGCTTTTTTCGGAGCATGAGTTTCTGCAGATTGTGCGAATACTGTTTGTATTCCTAAGGCCGAGCCTGTTAGTGAAGTCAGGAATGACCGGCGAGAAATTACAGCTTTTGAGTCTGACATCAGCGTTTTTCCAATGCTATAAGTGATTTCAGCCGAGCAAAAAATCAAATCTAGTGGCTTTTTTAAGCTTATTATATAAAAATCTATCGATGTTTCATCTGGTATCACTCGAGGCAATCATCAAATTAAAGGCCGGATTGGCATTGCCCTGCAAATAAAGGGTTTTTGACAGAAGTTGGAATGAATAAATTTCAGAAAAAACAAAAATGTATATTGCTTTGTTCACTGTTTGGCGTTAAGATGATTTCTGTTGTTTTGGGGTGGTTTTGCCACAATTCCACATCTGCCAGGAGGCAGCCGCGTAGTGACCGCTGTAGGTGTCACTGAACTTTTTCTCGCGTTGTTTCTTTCCAAATCTAAATAAACATCGGACATCTTTGCATCCGATTTAATCAGTCTGAAGTAATTTTCCTGATGATGAATTGCGCACAGTGTGCGCGCTTTATAGAGATTTGAAAAACGGTGCTTGAAAAATTCTGGTAAGGTTTGGTCTCATGACGGAATCAAACAAATACATTGAGTCAGATAAATTTGCATTTGATCTTGTTGCAAATATTGTAAGTTCTCCGGGTGCTTTTCCTCAGACAGGAAAATACAGTAGTAAAATTTGGGCGCAGCTGTTTGGAATGACAGAAAAAAATTTTAAGGAACTTTTAAAAGAATCTGGCATCCCTTATTTTAAATTTGGGAGCAATGTTATTGTTGATGCACAAGATTTTTGGAAAAATCAGGGGCAGAAGGAATCATGAACGAGCTCAGATCGTTTGATGGAGCGGGACAGATGGTAAATAGAATTTGATTTACGCTTAGAAAATGAGCATGATTTACTCAGTTGTCGAAAAGGCGTTTAAAGATAAGAAATACTAAAAAATTTCTGATCTTAGCTCACTATCTATTATGCCCCAAGCTAGAATTATTGGAGACCTTTAGTGATGTTTAATTATCAGTAAAGTACTTTTTTCTCTTGATAGAAATTATATAATTGAGAAGCTATGGCAAAGTGTGATCAAGGTTATCTCTGCGTTGTGTGTGGTCGAGAGGTCGAGAAGATCGAAGACAGCGCGCTCTATCTGCGTTATATTATTGGAGAAGTAGACGAAGATGAATTGAACTCGCAACCCGAGCATCATATTCGATGCAATCCTATTTTAGCTCAATTCATTACCGATGATCACTTTGAACCGGTTTTTGTAGAGGGACCATTTGATAAACGTGAACTTGATTCGTCTGAGGCTTTGCTAAGAGAGAAGTTAATCACTGATGGCTGGAGAAGACTATGCGAGGTAAAAAGCAAAAATATCACAATCAGTGAATTTCCATTAAAAGAATAAAGAATCCTACGATGATTAGTAGCTAAGTCGATTCCTGTCGCCGACTGTCTTTGAGACTAAATTTATCTGGTTCTATTTAAGCACCTGTCGTTCTGTGCAACGACAGGTGCTTTTTTTTGCAAAATAACGTTGTGCGACTCACGCCATTAACGAGTATTAGTGATTACAAATGTTGCATCCTACTTCTGCTGATTACCGAGATCATAATGCCTGAAACAATACGCAAAGGAATTTTTATTCCAGCATGGGTGATTGCATGTGTTTTTTCTCCCATTATTGCTGGAGGTGTTGGAGCTGTTACGTGGACTGCCAAAACATTGATCGAACATAGTCAGCGACTAATAGAAATTGATGAAAAGCTCGATTCCAATAAAGAGTTACTCATCGAAATGGTGAATTCGCATGAGAGGCGGATCAGTCGATTAGAAGACAAGGCTTTTGGAGAAAATTGATGATTGAAATCACGACTGACGATCTGCCAGCCAAGCTTATCCAACTAATGGAAGGTCCCACACCTCCCGTTTATTTTGTTTCGAATGGTTGTAGTTTCTCTCCAGATCGGTGGGGAGGTGTTGACATCAGGGCAGCCTGCCACTGGCATGATTACGCCTATCAAATAGGCGGTTGCAAGCAGGATCGCCAAATAGCTGATTCGTCATTTTATCGAAATCTCAGACGCTGCGACTTAGGAAAGTTCATGGCGAATATTTATTACCGCCGTGTGCGGTTGTTTGGAGTTGCCGCTTTTAACTGGGCTGAAGGGAAAGTCCCTTTGAATCCCTGGCATTACTGTTTACTGTTTTTTGAAAGGTACATTCAATGGTGAGGGTAATCACTATTATCGTTGTGCTGATATTGGCCACTATTGTGCAGGCTCAGGCATTGGTTCTCCGAACGGTGGGAAAGCAATGTACTGCTTATGGTTGCCACCAAATCATTGGTACGGGAGCTTGTGCCTACATCGGAAACATTGATGACAGGTCGATTTATTTGACAGCTGCTCATAACCTGGAAGGGAACCCGGCAGTGTTTGTTGGCTATGCAGGCAGGTGGTGGCAAGCCAAAGTCATCCATAAGCGATATCAAAAAAATATCGATTATGCTGTGATCGAAACACAGAAAATATCAGCCAATAGATGTTTTAAAATAGCAGAGCATCAACCCGACAATGGTGTTGATGCAGTGGCTTATGGCTATGCAAATGGTATCTATAACATGAAGACCATCAGAGCAAAAATTCGAGTGAACAGAAATGGGAGATTCTTTTCGAAGCTCGTTGCCAAGGGCGATTCAGGTGGACCAATTGTCGTGAATGATCGCATTGTGGGAATAATTAAAGGTCACGATTACAAGAACACACTCTATACAGAATCGGACCTGATTAGAGTTGAGTTATTCAGAATTTATGGAAGGTTGCCTGCGTGTGGGGGATCAGTGATTATTGCGGAAAACCCACCAAAGCCTGATACTCCCGTTCCAAAATATGATGAAGAAATCGCCATATTGGAGGGGGAAATTTCAAAATTACGAGGGCAGTTAGATCAGCTTTCAAAAACAAAAATACCAGTTCAAATCATAGGTTCAAACAATAAGGTCTTAAGCGAGCAAAAATACCTGCTTGGCGACCCTATTAAACTACGTTTTAAAGCCGTTAAAAAGTGAGGCCTCATAATGCCAGGCGGCGAGATTTTAGATGTTGAAATCCCTATTGAGGATGAAGGAGAAAAGGAGATGGCTGCTGTGGATTTATCGGAAAACGTTGCGAATCACATGTTGACGCAACTCATGCAAACCGGGACTGTGGCACAGAATAACTTTGTGACCGTTCAAAAAATTGTTGATTATGACTATTTGGAAAACAAGCGAATGGTAACCCTTGATGAAGCGGTTGGTATTCGTGAGGTTCAATCCAAAGTCAATCCAGGTGGGCCGGCTGCTGCATAATGGACGATCCTCTGGAAGAATTGATCAGGCAAAACAATGAGTTTCATAACAGCTTGATTGAACAGAACAACGAGTTAGACCGAGCGTTTCAAAACGGAACGTTCGGTCAACTTGTACAATTATGGAGCGAAAAAAATGATGGAGGAGACCCAACCGAAGACGTGGCAGGAGAAGGTAGCGAAACAGTTTTGGTCAATCAAAGCAGGGGAGAGAGCGGAGAATTTGCGGCAAGCGAGCCGCCGATTTAACAATGTCGAATCGTTGGTGATGTCCACACGAGAAAAACTACTCGGGAAAGAGATCACAAACAATAATCGCCCAGAGGGTGAGGATATGCATATCGGAGACGACAATAGTGTGATTCATCAGTATCTGTCAGCAGAGAAGAAAGGAACTGCAGGTACAATCGCCAAGCTAACATTGGGTGCGGGAATGCTCGCTATGGGTGCAGGTGTGCCGATTGGTGGTTGGTTGATTGCAGAGGCTTTGAAAAACAATTCCGTTAAAGAGGTCGTAATACCCATTGATAGCGATACTTTATTTGATTTAGAGCTGGTGAAGTAAGAATATAAATTGTTGTTCTGTTTGAGCACTCATGCTTAAATGCACCTCATGACAGCGCTGGGCTTTCCTTTAGAATGAGCATTGAACTTCGTTTAAGACTCATGTATCCCCGCTTGAAAAGGACTGTGACAATGCCTCATTTTATTGTTTATCTTGCTCGTGAAAAAAATCAACGTCCTGTAAAACGTCTTGATTGTGAAGCGCAAACACATGTATTGGCGGCGAAATTGATGGAAGCTGAATATCCTGATTTGGTAGTCAATTCTGTACTGGTAAAGCATGAACCGATTTCGTCTTGTTCACGATGCGGAGCACCAATTTTTAAAGGCGATTATCACAAAGATCAGATACGCCAGCGCTATGGAGCCAATCGCTGTTTGGACTGTATGTAATAGAACTTAAAACGAGTGATTATGTAAAATGAAAGACCGCGTAAAAAGCTTCCGGCGTATTAAAGCTTCACAACTCAAACGCAATGTGAAAAACTGGCGCGTTCATCCTCCATCACAAAAGTCAGCATTAAGTACAATTCTAAGAGATGTAGGGTTTGCTTCGGCTTGCCTTGTAAGAGATTGTAACAATGGGACGTTCGAATTAATTGATGGTCATTTACGCGCTGATCTCGCTGAAGATGAAAAAGTCCCATGCCTGATTTTGGATGTGACAAAATCTGAAGCCGATAAAATATTGGCAACATTTGATATGGTTACATCCATGGCAGACGCTGATCAGATTGCATTAGATAAATTGATTTCTTCGATTTCTACCGAATCAAAGGAACTACAGAATTTACTGAATACTCTGATAAGTCATGATTCTGAATTGTTGGAAATGGTAACCGGTAAAGACGAGTCACATCTCTTAACAGACTCTTTCAGTATTTTGATTGATTGCAAAGATGAATCCGAACAGGTAATGCTTTTACAGCGACTGAAAAAAGAAGGTCTGACATGTCGCGCGTGGATATTATAAAGGAAAGTAATATCGTACGGACTCCTCGTGTCATGCAACTAGAGGGGATATTTGGCATTGCAGTTGAAAAAAAGAGCCGTGTTGAGTTTTCTGTAGAACTACCTCTAAATGATCACACATGGAACATTGGTTTAATTGTCGGTCCTTCTGGATGTGGAAAGACTACCATTGCCAAAACGCTTTTCCATAAAGAGTTGATTAGAGACTTCAAATGGTTTGAAAACAAAAGTATTCTGGACTCTTTTCCTAAGGATATGGGAATTAAAGAAATCACAGGCCTCCTTTCTTCAGTTGGTTTTTCTTCACCTCCCAGTTGGTTAAGACCATTTCGTGTACTTTCCAATGGCGAACAGTTTCGTGTGACGATAGCACGGGCTTTAGCCGAGCAACCAGAATTTGTGGTCATCGATGAGTTTACGTCAGCCGTTGATCGGACTGTTGCCCAAATCGGAAGTAGTGCCATTGCAAAATCAGTTCGGAGAAGGCAGCAAAAATTTATCGCCGTTACGTGCCATTACGACATTATCGACTGGCTTAATCCTGACTGGATTTATCAACCAGCGTCTGAGGAATTTCAATGGAGGTATGAAAGGCAGTCGCGACCCCCGATTTCCCTCAAAATTATTAACGTGCATCGAAGTGCGTGGTCACTATTCCGGAAACATCACTATTTAGATTCAACAATTCATAAGTCTGCTAACTGTTTTATAGCATTAGTCGACGATAAGCCAGCAGCTTTCACTGCAGTGATTCATTTTCCACACAAAACAACCCCATCATTCAGAGAGCATCGAACAGTCTGTCTCCCTGACTTTCAAGGAGTTGGTATTGGAAATGCCATGAGTGAGTATGTGGCATCTCTTTACGTTTGCAAGAAACCGTACACAAGTGTCACAGGACACCCTGCCATGATTCGCCATCGAGCGAGGTCAAGTTTATGGAGAATGACTCGCAAACCATCTACAGTTCAGCATCAATATGGCTTAGAGCGAATCAGAAAAAGTCGAGTTTCTGGCAGTGCGGGAAGAATTACCGCCAGCTTTCAATTTATCGGCGCGGGACGAAAGAAAGAAGCAATGAAATTTGGCCTGATTTGAATAGAGCGAAAGCCTTCTGCCTCACAAGTATTACCATGCAGAACAGCGTTTCCAGGCGATATGGCATTGAAAGGCCTCTGCAGACGGGACACCCGACTGAGTGCCACGAACCCTGCATTGCTGGAGCATAAGGTCTTGAAGAGGTGAGAAGCTCGAGTCCTTGCCGCGTTGTAATTGGCTTTGGTGGCAGTTGAGCATGTCCAGTTTTGTGCTAACATATTCACTTATATCGATGTATAAGTGTGGCTCAAATTGTGTCATGTTAACAGTATCCATCCACCAGAGAACAGGTGGCTGGTTCAAAGCCGATGACTGTGTCTGGTTTCCAGTAGAGGCACTGAACCACGTAGCCGCTTCCGTGATAGCTGAGGCTGCACGGTGGTCGGCGTGATAGTCTGTTTGTGAATGTGCCAATACAAGCGTCGGTGAAAACTGCCGCATGATCTCTGTCAAATTACGGCGCTGTTCTAAGCTGTCAAATAGGGCGCCATCCGGATTTTCACCAAAGAAGAGATCTGCACCAAGTAGTTTCGCTGCTGTTTGCATTTCTTGACGTCGTACTTCGGCTAGTTTCTCGATAGGTGGTTCTGGCTGTCCTTTGTCTCCTTGACAGAGTACGCATATTCCAACGGTAGCGCCTTCATGATGGGCACGCGCCAAAGTACCCGCGCATAATAATTCTGCATCATCGGGGTGAGCTACAACAGCGAGAATGCGTTCTTGTAGGAAGTTTAATTTCATTTTGCTCAACAGAGTTCATTGCAAGTGGATTAAAATATAAAATTAGCGTAGCCGAATGTCGG
This window encodes:
- a CDS encoding ParB/RepB/Spo0J family partition protein; translation: MKDRVKSFRRIKASQLKRNVKNWRVHPPSQKSALSTILRDVGFASACLVRDCNNGTFELIDGHLRADLAEDEKVPCLILDVTKSEADKILATFDMVTSMADADQIALDKLISSISTESKELQNLLNTLISHDSELLEMVTGKDESHLLTDSFSILIDCKDESEQVMLLQRLKKEGLTCRAWIL
- a CDS encoding PIG-L deacetylase family protein, which translates into the protein MKLNFLQERILAVVAHPDDAELLCAGTLARAHHEGATVGICVLCQGDKGQPEPPIEKLAEVRRQEMQTAAKLLGADLFFGENPDGALFDSLEQRRNLTEIMRQFSPTLVLAHSQTDYHADHRAASAITEAATWFSASTGNQTQSSALNQPPVLWWMDTVNMTQFEPHLYIDISEYVSTKLDMLNCHQSQLQRGKDSSFSPLQDLMLQQCRVRGTQSGVPSAEAFQCHIAWKRCSAW
- a CDS encoding trypsin-like peptidase domain-containing protein; amino-acid sequence: MVRVITIIVVLILATIVQAQALVLRTVGKQCTAYGCHQIIGTGACAYIGNIDDRSIYLTAAHNLEGNPAVFVGYAGRWWQAKVIHKRYQKNIDYAVIETQKISANRCFKIAEHQPDNGVDAVAYGYANGIYNMKTIRAKIRVNRNGRFFSKLVAKGDSGGPIVVNDRIVGIIKGHDYKNTLYTESDLIRVELFRIYGRLPACGGSVIIAENPPKPDTPVPKYDEEIAILEGEISKLRGQLDQLSKTKIPVQIIGSNNKVLSEQKYLLGDPIKLRFKAVKK
- a CDS encoding isochorismatase family protein codes for the protein MFGSRDLLFGLFFTFSLILNSQLTNAGEEIRVYHNTLKKLKAPSPLLADHPEFIQPIEELRRFEAPLLVDDEGADLSVRAWRFSYNARGIIEIPNKIRADKTAVIMVHPWGIDDGQGWKTPEPAGAADFCTPEKNHLAGRHTREVIDPFLKRSRKDVALVMYSLIGKVDPIRKKLYRTFDYNPTKTEREQARKDLAKQLKSLPYQGEPLPNRLTLSKEQPVIDYFKQFSGLSAGDRFNGKGFWNVPVPVTSDVTVHDDDVLIFDQEGYEPLKKFLKKEGIRHVLLTGYATDMCFCKTTAGYENLSRDFNVFLVGDASLATFPANSSPKYATNAHISFASLNHLITQVSWIKKIHSD
- a CDS encoding polysaccharide deacetylase family protein; its protein translation is MSDSKAVISRRSFLTSLTGSALGIQTVFAQSAETHAPKKAQIAITFDLEMSRQYPQRNIFEWDFQKGNLNKETKDYSLKAAEIAKQSSGLIHFFCVGRVLEQKDITWLKSISEMSHPIGNHTYDHVNVWANEPQKTQFRFQRSPWLLGGKSAEEVIRQNIRLTTEAMKQRLGIVPDGFRTPGGSSNALNNRADLQKMLLVEGFKWVSSKYPKHKYSQPKEKPTEEIYQSILLAQQEAQPYVYPTGLIEIPMSPISDVGAFRSGYWKLKYFLKSVELCVQQAIKQGGVFDFLCHPSIMYVEDPKFETIKLICNLVNQEKDKAEIVGVSDIAKRVS
- a CDS encoding AAA family ATPase; protein product: MSRVDIIKESNIVRTPRVMQLEGIFGIAVEKKSRVEFSVELPLNDHTWNIGLIVGPSGCGKTTIAKTLFHKELIRDFKWFENKSILDSFPKDMGIKEITGLLSSVGFSSPPSWLRPFRVLSNGEQFRVTIARALAEQPEFVVIDEFTSAVDRTVAQIGSSAIAKSVRRRQQKFIAVTCHYDIIDWLNPDWIYQPASEEFQWRYERQSRPPISLKIINVHRSAWSLFRKHHYLDSTIHKSANCFIALVDDKPAAFTAVIHFPHKTTPSFREHRTVCLPDFQGVGIGNAMSEYVASLYVCKKPYTSVTGHPAMIRHRARSSLWRMTRKPSTVQHQYGLERIRKSRVSGSAGRITASFQFIGAGRKKEAMKFGLI
- a CDS encoding Nramp family divalent metal transporter, whose protein sequence is MADQIHSDLNEELVPDEVIPHQSLPPLKYKDLPPAISWKKMIGPSIMLAGLSLGSGEFVLWPYITYKAGFLFFWACLLGVITQFFLNMEIERWTLATGETAIIGFCRMNKHWAWIMLLLNIIPWAWPGWATGAGTMLSWTFFGPETIASVRVEPTASQFSLQDLPSKASYSPKTSTLKWRGSMDESERNSLSSAFTKNQSTDRSNELFNKINQGYDLQYEAKYSSFLGIAGLLLVGIVLTTGPVVYNTVEKIQIFLVGSIFIIAVILGIYLIKPYAITSMMQGAVSIGQMPDESSGLSTMALLGALAFAGAGGTMNLGQSNFIKDKGYGMGKYIGRITSPITGQDEAASEAGYHFKHTDENRNRWQQWWRAANIEHFLSFFLTCLACLVLLSLISYSLFYDANGQLKEGMAQFSSGLNFIWGQATLLEDQLGGTFKLLFLLMGTAILLTTELGVLDVTARISADILKVNYLRENENWSLSKLYYVFLWGEILLGSAILLYGSINPLFKQPLFLIETSAAMNGGVMFLYSMILLYMNTKILSRSISTSPLRFVLMVWAAAFFGYFSLQAFQVQIIPYFESILKI